The Bos indicus isolate NIAB-ARS_2022 breed Sahiwal x Tharparkar chromosome X, NIAB-ARS_B.indTharparkar_mat_pri_1.0, whole genome shotgun sequence genome has a window encoding:
- the LAS1L gene encoding ribosomal biogenesis protein LAS1L isoform X4, which translates to MRWRMIFSAAAQGLSSMLSPLSPMLSPMLSPMSGRNPRLSQRYALNRITVWRSRLGNELPLAVASTADLVRCKLMDVTGGLGTDELRLLYGMALVRFVNLISERKTKFAKLPLKFLAQEVNIPDWIVELRHELTHKKMPHINDCRRGCYFVLDWLQNTYWCRQMENSLRETWELEEEREETDEADQEEDKKIVVDDITEQNPEPKDEEKGVELNVKTDGDRESNKDGKEVDPLLQKALRHKQLYERARELLVSYEEEQFKVLEKYRHLPQAIKAWNNLSPPVECILAELKGITLENREAVLDAFLDDGFLIPTFEQLAALQIEYEDGQTEVQRGEGTDPKSHKNVDLDDVLVPKPFSQFWQPLLRGLHSQTFTQALLERMLSELPALGNTGIRPTYILRWTTELIVANTKTGRNARRFSASQWEARKNWRLFNCSASLDWPQVVESCLGSPCWASPQLLQLIFKAMGQFLPDEEQEKLLRICSIYTQSGENLVQEGSEASPIGKSPYTVDNLYLILKPAGSSSGAEGEAQKQEEQGNMNDVKEDEKENKEAVEDQVEENEEEENDHQKWEEEEEDDGHDDNDNDDEDEEDRMEVGPFSTEEESPTAENARLLAQKRGALQDSAWQVSSEDVRWDTFPLGRMPGQTEDPAELMLENYDTMYLLDQPVLEQRLEPPACKIGTLGLSCSSGSNDSGNLDQLLWSQEELHMLKTSVQLF; encoded by the exons ATGAGATGGAGGATGATCTTCAGTGCGGCGGCACAAGGCCTGAGCTCGATGTTGAGCCCGTTGAGCCCGATGTTGAGCCCGATGTTGAGCCCGATGTCCGGTCGGAATCCGAGATTGAGCCAG CGGTACGCGCTGAACCGCATCACGGTGTGGAGGAGCAG GTTAGGCAACGAACTCCCCCTGGCAGTGGCTTCTACTGCTGACCTGGTACGCTGTAAGCTCATGGATGTAACTGGTGGCTTGGGCACTGATGAACTTAGACTGCTCTATGGCATGGCATTGGTCAG gTTTGTGAACCTTATCTCGGAGAGGAAGACAAAGTTTGCCAAGCTCCCTCTCAAATTCCTGGCTCAGGAG GTGAACATTCCGGATTGGATTGTTGAACTTCGCCATGAGTTAACCCACAAGAAAATGCCCCATATAAATGACTGCCGTAGGG GCTGTTATTTTGTCCTGGATTGGCTCCAGAACACCTATTGGTGCCGCCAAATGGAGAACAGCCTGAGAGAGACCTGGGagttggaggaggagagggaagagacagATGAAGCAGACCAAGAGGAAGATAAGAAAATTGTTGTTGATGACATCACAGAACAGAATCCAGAGCCTAAGGATGAGGAGAAAGGTGTAGAGCTGAATGTCAAGACTGATGGAGACCGTGAAAGCAACAAAGACGGCAAAGAGGTTGATCCGCTTTTACAAAAGGCTCTGAGACATAAACAGTTGTATG AAAGAGCCCGAGAACTGCTGGTATCCTATGAAGAGGAACAGTTTAAG GTGCTGGAGAAATATAGGCATTTACCTCAGGCCATTAAAGCGTGGAATAACCTGTCCCCACCTGTAGAATGCATCCTGGCAGAGCTCAAGGGCATTACACTCGAGAACAG GGAGGCTGTGCTAGATGCTTTTCTGGATGACGGCTTTCTCATCCCCACGTTTGAACAGTTGGCAGCTTTGCAGATAGAGTATGAAG ATGGGcagactgaggtccagagaggggaAGGTACtgacccaaagtcacaca AAAACGTGGACTTGGATGACGTCTTGGTGCCAAAGCCGTTCTCTCAATTCTGGCAGCCCCTGCTTAGGGGCCTGCACTCCCAGACCTTCACGCAGGCCCTGTTGGAGAGGATGCTGTCTGAGCTGCCAGCCTTGGGGAACACTGGGATCCGGCCGACCTACATCCTCAGATGGACCACTGAACTGATTGTGGCTAACACCAAGACTG gacGGAACGCCCGCCGGTTTTCTGCCAGCCAGTGGGAAGCGAGAAAGAACTGGAGGCTCTTCAACTGCTCTGCCTCCCTTGACTGGCCCCAGGTGGTTGAGTCCTGTTTGGGCTCACCTTGCTGGGCCAGCCCCCAACTCCTTCAGCT CATCTTCAAAGCCATGGGGCAGTTCCTGCCAGATGAGGAGCAGGAGAAGCTGCTACGCATCTGTTCCATTTATACCCAGAGCGGAGAAAACCTGGTGCAGGAGGGTTCAGAGGCTTCCCCCATTGGGAAGTCTCCATACACAGTGGACAACCTGTATTTGATCCTCAAACCAGCAGGCTCAAGCTCTGGGGCTGAAGGAGAAGCCCAGAAACAGGAGGAGCAGGGCAACATGAATGATGTCAAGGAAGATGAGAAGGAGAACAAAGAAGCTGTGGAAGACCAggtagaagaaaatgaagaagaagaaaatgatcaCCAGAagtgggaagaagaggaggaagatgatGGTCACGATGACAACGataatgatgatgaagatgaggAAGACAGGATGGAGGTGGGACCTTTCTCTACAGAGGAAGAGTCCCCGACTGCCGAGAATGCCAGGCTCTTAGCCCAAAAAAGAGGAGCTTTGCAGGACTCCGCATGGCAAGTTAGCTCAG AAGATGTACGATGGGATACTTTCCCCTTAGGTCGAATGCCAGGTCAGACTGAGGACCCAGCAGAGCTTATGCTGGAGAATTATGACACCATGTATCTTTTGGACCAGCCTGTGTTAGAGCAGCGGCTGGAACCCCCAGCATGCAAGATTGG CACCCTAGGCCTGAGCTGCAGCAGTGGCAGCAATGACAGTGGCAACTTGGACCAACTTCTCTGGAGCCAGGAGGAGCTTCATATGCTCAAAACTAGCGTACAGCTTTTCTGA
- the LAS1L gene encoding ribosomal biogenesis protein LAS1L isoform X6: MKEPENCWYPMKRNSLREAVLDAFLDDGFLIPTFEQLAALQIEYEENVDLDDVLVPKPFSQFWQPLLRGLHSQTFTQALLERMLSELPALGNTGIRPTYILRWTTELIVANTKTGRNARRFSASQWEARKNWRLFNCSASLDWPQVVESCLGSPCWASPQLLQLIFKAMGQFLPDEEQEKLLRICSIYTQSGENLVQEGSEASPIGKSPYTVDNLYLILKPAGSSSGAEGEAQKQEEQGNMNDVKEDEKENKEAVEDQVEENEEEENDHQKWEEEEEDDGHDDNDNDDEDEEDRMEVGPFSTEEESPTAENARLLAQKRGALQDSAWQVSSEDVRWDTFPLGRMPGQTEDPAELMLENYDTMYLLDQPVLEQRLEPPACKIGTLGLSCSSGSNDSGNLDQLLWSQEELHMLKTSVQLF; the protein is encoded by the exons ATG AAAGAGCCCGAGAACTGCTGGTATCCTATGAAGAGGAACAGTTTAAG GGAGGCTGTGCTAGATGCTTTTCTGGATGACGGCTTTCTCATCCCCACGTTTGAACAGTTGGCAGCTTTGCAGATAGAGTATGAAG AAAACGTGGACTTGGATGACGTCTTGGTGCCAAAGCCGTTCTCTCAATTCTGGCAGCCCCTGCTTAGGGGCCTGCACTCCCAGACCTTCACGCAGGCCCTGTTGGAGAGGATGCTGTCTGAGCTGCCAGCCTTGGGGAACACTGGGATCCGGCCGACCTACATCCTCAGATGGACCACTGAACTGATTGTGGCTAACACCAAGACTG gacGGAACGCCCGCCGGTTTTCTGCCAGCCAGTGGGAAGCGAGAAAGAACTGGAGGCTCTTCAACTGCTCTGCCTCCCTTGACTGGCCCCAGGTGGTTGAGTCCTGTTTGGGCTCACCTTGCTGGGCCAGCCCCCAACTCCTTCAGCT CATCTTCAAAGCCATGGGGCAGTTCCTGCCAGATGAGGAGCAGGAGAAGCTGCTACGCATCTGTTCCATTTATACCCAGAGCGGAGAAAACCTGGTGCAGGAGGGTTCAGAGGCTTCCCCCATTGGGAAGTCTCCATACACAGTGGACAACCTGTATTTGATCCTCAAACCAGCAGGCTCAAGCTCTGGGGCTGAAGGAGAAGCCCAGAAACAGGAGGAGCAGGGCAACATGAATGATGTCAAGGAAGATGAGAAGGAGAACAAAGAAGCTGTGGAAGACCAggtagaagaaaatgaagaagaagaaaatgatcaCCAGAagtgggaagaagaggaggaagatgatGGTCACGATGACAACGataatgatgatgaagatgaggAAGACAGGATGGAGGTGGGACCTTTCTCTACAGAGGAAGAGTCCCCGACTGCCGAGAATGCCAGGCTCTTAGCCCAAAAAAGAGGAGCTTTGCAGGACTCCGCATGGCAAGTTAGCTCAG AAGATGTACGATGGGATACTTTCCCCTTAGGTCGAATGCCAGGTCAGACTGAGGACCCAGCAGAGCTTATGCTGGAGAATTATGACACCATGTATCTTTTGGACCAGCCTGTGTTAGAGCAGCGGCTGGAACCCCCAGCATGCAAGATTGG CACCCTAGGCCTGAGCTGCAGCAGTGGCAGCAATGACAGTGGCAACTTGGACCAACTTCTCTGGAGCCAGGAGGAGCTTCATATGCTCAAAACTAGCGTACAGCTTTTCTGA